The Actinopolyspora erythraea genome has a segment encoding these proteins:
- a CDS encoding MBL fold metallo-hydrolase — MRLTHYGHACVLVETSAARLLIDPGAFSHDFEALRDLDAVLLTHQHHDHLDLERLPDVLRNNPNARLVADTESATALSEKGIEAETARPGDAFELAGVAINVVGGQHAVIHPDIPRIANIGYLVEHGAFYHPGDSFHVPEQRVDVLGLPTGAPWLKASEAVDFLRAMRPRVAVPIHEAVLSMPRMHYGLFERLGPEGTTVTVLNRGEPTGV, encoded by the coding sequence TTGCGTCTGACCCACTACGGGCACGCCTGCGTGCTCGTCGAGACCTCGGCGGCGCGGCTGCTGATCGACCCGGGCGCGTTCTCACACGACTTCGAGGCGCTGCGTGACCTGGACGCGGTGCTGCTCACCCACCAGCACCACGACCACCTGGACCTGGAACGGCTCCCGGACGTGCTGCGCAACAACCCGAACGCCCGGCTGGTCGCCGACACCGAGTCCGCCACCGCCCTGTCCGAGAAGGGGATCGAGGCCGAGACGGCCCGGCCCGGCGACGCCTTCGAGCTCGCCGGAGTGGCGATCAACGTCGTCGGCGGTCAGCACGCCGTGATCCACCCGGACATCCCCCGCATAGCCAACATCGGCTACCTGGTCGAGCACGGCGCCTTCTACCACCCCGGCGACTCCTTCCACGTCCCCGAGCAGCGGGTGGACGTGCTCGGGCTGCCCACCGGCGCGCCCTGGCTGAAGGCCTCCGAGGCGGTGGACTTCCTGCGAGCGATGCGGCCCCGCGTGGCGGTACCGATCCACGAGGCCGTGCTGTCCATGCCGCGGATGCACTACGGGCTGTTCGAACGGCTCGGCCCGGAGGGAACCACCGTCACCGTGCTCAACCGTGGCGAACCGACCGGGGTGTGA
- a CDS encoding alpha-ketoacid dehydrogenase subunit beta has product MAAPTMESTGSSTTPTQTVTIAKGLNMALRNAMERDPKVLVMGEDVGKLGGVFRITDGLQKDFGEHRVLDTPLAESGIIGTAIGLAMRGFRPVCEIQFDGFIFPGFDQIVSQLSKMHYRSQGKVKVPVVIRVPFGGGIGAVEHHSESPESLFAHVAGLKVVSCSNPVDAYWMLQQAIDCDDPVLFFEPKRRYWEKGQLDPEAEHLPLVSSAVLRTGSDVTVATYGPMVKTCMDAATAAEEDGNDIEVIDLRSLSPLDLGPVAESVRRTGRLVVVSESPPESSVTSEVATRVQQECFYSLEAPVLRVNGFDTPYPPSKLEEGYLPDLDRVLDAVDRSLAY; this is encoded by the coding sequence ATGGCCGCGCCCACGATGGAATCGACCGGTTCGAGCACCACACCGACCCAGACGGTCACGATCGCCAAGGGCCTGAACATGGCCCTGCGCAACGCCATGGAGCGGGACCCGAAGGTCCTCGTCATGGGCGAGGACGTGGGCAAGCTCGGCGGTGTCTTCCGCATCACCGACGGGCTGCAGAAGGACTTCGGCGAGCACCGGGTGCTCGACACCCCGCTGGCCGAGTCGGGGATCATCGGCACCGCCATCGGCCTGGCGATGCGCGGGTTCCGCCCGGTCTGCGAGATCCAGTTCGACGGGTTCATCTTCCCCGGTTTCGACCAGATCGTGTCCCAGCTGTCCAAGATGCACTACCGCAGTCAGGGCAAGGTCAAGGTTCCCGTGGTCATCCGGGTCCCCTTCGGCGGCGGTATCGGGGCGGTGGAGCACCACTCCGAGTCCCCGGAGTCGCTGTTCGCCCACGTGGCCGGGCTGAAGGTGGTCTCCTGCTCCAACCCGGTGGACGCCTACTGGATGCTGCAGCAGGCCATCGACTGCGACGACCCGGTGCTGTTCTTCGAGCCGAAGCGCCGGTACTGGGAGAAGGGCCAGCTCGACCCGGAGGCCGAGCACCTGCCGCTGGTCAGCTCGGCCGTGCTGCGCACCGGATCCGACGTCACGGTCGCCACCTACGGCCCGATGGTCAAGACCTGCATGGACGCGGCGACCGCGGCCGAGGAGGACGGCAACGACATCGAGGTCATCGACCTGCGTTCGCTGTCCCCGCTGGACCTGGGACCGGTCGCCGAGTCGGTGCGGCGCACCGGAAGGCTGGTCGTGGTCAGCGAGTCCCCGCCGGAGTCCTCGGTCACCTCGGAGGTGGCGACCCGGGTGCAGCAGGAGTGCTTCTATTCGCTGGAGGCCCCCGTGCTGCGGGTGAACGGATTCGACACGCCGTACCCGCCGAGCAAGCTCGAGGAGGGCTACCTGCCCGACCTCGATCGGGTGCTCGATGCGGTCGACCGTTCACTGGCTTACTGA
- a CDS encoding pyridoxamine 5'-phosphate oxidase family protein: MTDWQQFETEAPELAAAARRCFEAHQHHVLATLRGDGSPRVSGTEVQFREGDLVMGSMPRALKALDLRRDPRAALHAHPGDMTEGDVKVSGRAVEVLDDEELRAYGVEIQHEPGTFHMFRWEPHEITRTSVVEDRLLIRTWRPGAGITDFYRS, translated from the coding sequence GTGACCGATTGGCAACAGTTCGAAACCGAAGCCCCCGAGCTCGCGGCGGCCGCGAGGCGGTGCTTCGAGGCACATCAACACCACGTCCTGGCGACACTGCGCGGAGACGGATCACCCCGGGTCAGCGGCACCGAGGTGCAGTTCCGCGAGGGTGACCTCGTCATGGGCTCGATGCCACGTGCGCTGAAGGCACTCGACCTGCGGCGTGACCCGCGCGCCGCGCTGCACGCCCACCCAGGCGACATGACCGAGGGGGACGTGAAGGTCTCCGGGCGTGCCGTGGAGGTCCTCGACGACGAGGAGCTGCGCGCCTACGGCGTCGAGATCCAGCACGAGCCCGGCACCTTCCACATGTTCCGGTGGGAGCCGCACGAGATCACCCGCACCAGCGTGGTCGAGGACCGGCTGCTCATCCGCACCTGGCGGCCCGGAGCCGGGATCACCGACTTCTACCGCAGCTGA
- a CDS encoding SCP2 sterol-binding domain-containing protein: protein MSDSDPIAALATTDPKQVSREEFVGLLEAASELAAADTDVDLSSLEPEQFARLISRASDEQLRDVMARPELAERILDELFRRMGEHYRSDKAKSTEAVVRWRIDLGGTASEGSSEGDESDESGVLRYECVLSGGTCTVSKTPEREPRATVMLGPVDLLKLASSNASAPMLFMKGRLKVAGDVGFAAGLTKLFQIPKG, encoded by the coding sequence ATGTCGGATTCCGACCCCATCGCCGCGTTGGCGACCACCGATCCGAAACAGGTCAGCCGGGAGGAGTTCGTCGGGCTGCTGGAAGCGGCCTCCGAACTCGCCGCCGCCGACACCGACGTCGATCTCAGCTCGCTGGAACCGGAGCAGTTCGCCAGGCTCATCTCCCGGGCCTCGGACGAGCAGCTGCGCGACGTCATGGCGCGGCCCGAGCTGGCGGAGCGAATCCTCGACGAGCTGTTCCGCCGTATGGGCGAGCACTACCGATCGGACAAGGCCAAGAGCACCGAGGCCGTGGTGCGCTGGCGCATCGACCTCGGCGGGACCGCCTCCGAGGGCTCCTCCGAAGGGGACGAGTCCGACGAGTCCGGGGTGCTGCGCTACGAGTGCGTGCTCTCCGGTGGCACCTGCACGGTGAGCAAGACGCCGGAGCGCGAACCCAGGGCCACCGTCATGCTCGGCCCGGTGGACCTGCTCAAGCTCGCTTCGAGCAACGCCTCGGCCCCCATGCTGTTCATGAAGGGCAGGCTCAAGGTGGCCGGTGACGTGGGCTTCGCGGCCGGGCTGACCAAGCTCTTCCAGATCCCCAAGGGCTGA
- a CDS encoding polysaccharide deacetylase family protein, which produces MSTVSTRLVVSLYDMSGERDLLRCARFAARLDRSRVRLSLLVPAPLLSGSAVTDWLRERVTSGDALVLHGLEPPRPARTRGFHDDRRRPRHEAGLRLTAANAVLEAAGLGSEVFAPLGGRTSAGTLAALRAAGFGACVEPELLRDLRTGRVLRTRVRTLSGGRGESARCRELRSAAEREIRGGPGLIRFAVSAGDLDRPARRAAVHDAIDLALSHGALPATYPELVAPPPGPPHPALAVRGVPNPDPLTS; this is translated from the coding sequence ATGAGCACCGTGAGTACACGGCTCGTGGTCTCGTTGTACGACATGAGCGGTGAGCGGGACCTCCTCCGCTGCGCCCGCTTCGCCGCGCGGCTGGACCGCTCGCGGGTGCGGCTGTCGCTGCTCGTTCCCGCCCCGCTGCTGAGCGGCTCCGCCGTGACCGACTGGTTGCGCGAGCGCGTCACCTCGGGCGACGCGCTGGTGCTGCACGGTCTCGAACCACCCCGTCCGGCTCGCACCCGTGGGTTCCACGACGACCGGCGCCGTCCCCGCCACGAGGCCGGGTTGCGGTTGACCGCGGCGAACGCGGTTCTCGAGGCGGCCGGTCTCGGTTCCGAGGTGTTCGCGCCGCTGGGCGGCCGGACCTCGGCGGGAACGCTGGCGGCCCTGCGCGCGGCCGGATTCGGCGCCTGCGTCGAGCCGGAGCTGTTGCGGGATCTGCGCACCGGGCGGGTGCTGCGCACGCGGGTGAGGACCCTCTCCGGGGGTCGGGGTGAGTCCGCTCGCTGCCGGGAGCTGCGCTCGGCGGCGGAGCGGGAGATCCGAGGTGGTCCGGGGCTGATCAGGTTCGCCGTCTCGGCCGGGGACCTGGACCGCCCGGCCCGCCGCGCGGCGGTCCACGACGCGATCGACCTGGCGCTCTCGCACGGCGCCCTGCCCGCGACCTACCCGGAACTGGTCGCGCCTCCGCCGGGGCCGCCGCATCCGGCCCTGGCGGTGCGCGGTGTTCCGAATCCGGACCCGCTGACCAGCTGA
- a CDS encoding GPP34 family phosphoprotein → MSSYPRYGAETPLPSVIAPLLHRGWGESVQRLDRDLVVATAELAELVLRGRVRLRRSSLGDVGIVPVDHRFRGDERVDRALALLARRSEEPPREVRLPEWVAIRRSAFEEYRPPSGRSESTDEPGRQAGDVAREASSSERERDERLGELRLTASGERPLDDRTALLALLVRAGGLTESLPLDQRARNWMGSTARRRRLANRVSPAVAESLAPLEALLASARGTESGGAARRGSEDAGTGPPARDPAAGVSSVLTGMPGELVLLFGREHWFTTVPEAHEPVVALLAIAELAELFSRGLIDVTRPDSAGGPPVVSAVESTPPGEEWLDETLLRVRRVVSEHGRASFAHWIYEARTSSFEETGSRGPFRRHLRRLAELGLVEVRGKPRARTFLGRQRFRVTTPRRAALVEHLVAAARGEFTADRYLSMLGYLLRAGEITVPKVSGGADSFGPVRFDDTEPLGLVLVRAALPHLYENPVPAVPFRRTDRRSGGGVDSGGSVPGGPGGGGGSADGGSGADGGGGGGGGGGGP, encoded by the coding sequence GTGAGCTCGTACCCGCGATACGGTGCGGAAACTCCGCTGCCCAGCGTGATCGCCCCGCTGCTGCACCGCGGCTGGGGTGAGTCCGTCCAACGGCTCGATCGCGACCTGGTGGTGGCCACCGCCGAGCTGGCCGAACTCGTGCTGCGTGGTCGCGTCCGACTGCGGCGCTCGTCGCTCGGCGACGTCGGGATCGTGCCGGTGGACCACCGCTTCCGAGGCGACGAGCGGGTGGATCGCGCGTTGGCGCTGTTGGCGCGACGGAGCGAGGAACCACCCCGCGAGGTCCGCCTGCCGGAGTGGGTCGCGATCCGGCGCTCCGCGTTCGAGGAGTACCGCCCGCCCTCCGGGCGATCCGAATCCACGGACGAGCCGGGACGGCAGGCGGGGGATGTGGCTCGGGAAGCCTCCTCCTCGGAGAGGGAGCGCGACGAGCGGCTGGGCGAGTTGAGGCTCACCGCCTCGGGTGAGCGTCCGCTGGACGACCGCACCGCGTTGCTGGCGCTCCTGGTACGCGCCGGTGGTCTCACCGAATCGCTGCCACTCGACCAGCGCGCCCGGAACTGGATGGGCAGCACCGCACGGCGCAGGAGGCTCGCCAACAGGGTCTCGCCCGCCGTGGCGGAGTCACTGGCCCCGCTGGAGGCGCTGCTGGCTTCCGCGCGCGGAACGGAGTCGGGCGGCGCTGCCCGGCGCGGGAGCGAGGACGCGGGAACCGGCCCGCCGGCGCGGGACCCCGCGGCGGGTGTCTCCTCGGTGCTGACCGGTATGCCGGGGGAGCTGGTCCTGCTGTTCGGTCGGGAGCACTGGTTCACGACCGTGCCGGAGGCCCACGAGCCCGTGGTCGCGCTGCTGGCGATCGCCGAACTCGCCGAGCTCTTCTCGCGGGGTCTCATCGACGTGACCCGCCCGGACTCGGCCGGTGGACCCCCGGTTGTGAGTGCGGTGGAGTCCACCCCACCCGGGGAGGAGTGGTTGGACGAGACCCTGCTGCGCGTGCGGCGGGTCGTTTCGGAACACGGCCGGGCGAGCTTCGCGCACTGGATCTACGAGGCCCGGACCAGTTCGTTCGAGGAGACCGGTTCGCGGGGGCCGTTCCGGCGCCACCTCCGACGACTGGCGGAGCTGGGGCTGGTGGAGGTCCGAGGGAAACCCCGTGCGAGGACCTTCCTGGGCAGGCAGCGTTTCCGCGTGACGACGCCACGGCGTGCGGCGCTGGTCGAGCACCTGGTGGCGGCGGCCCGAGGGGAGTTCACGGCCGACCGGTACCTGAGCATGCTCGGTTACCTGCTGCGAGCCGGTGAGATCACGGTCCCGAAGGTCTCGGGAGGGGCGGACTCGTTCGGCCCGGTCCGTTTCGACGACACCGAACCGCTGGGACTGGTGCTGGTTCGTGCCGCGCTTCCGCACCTCTACGAGAACCCCGTCCCCGCCGTGCCGTTCCGGCGGACCGACCGCCGGAGTGGCGGTGGGGTGGACTCCGGTGGCAGCGTCCCCGGTGGTCCCGGTGGTGGCGGGGGTTCCGCTGACGGTGGCTCCGGTGCTGACGGCGGCGGAGGTGGAGGTGGCGGCGGTGGTGGCCCCTGA
- a CDS encoding dihydrolipoamide acetyltransferase family protein: MAQLKNFPLPDVGEGLTEAEILNWRIQPGDAVELNQIIVEIETAKASVELPCPYAGTINELLAEPGQTVEVGTPILTIEPAGASGDDAESTDQGDAEADTGRADSAEQGGKIGEEGADGRIATLVGYGPRSTSAKRRPRKNGATSGSGGGATGSGGRPPATNGTPVTAPASSGGAPVNGSAPRAAEQARPAPAPASGTDRASGDRVPLAKPPVRKLAKDLGVDLRSLPGSGSGGVITREDVERAASGGGAATTPTTTGATGTAATTAQDRSEREQRVPIKGVRKATAQAMVDSAFTAPHVTEFLTIDVTPMMEFRERLKKHPEFRDVKVTPLAIASKAMCLAAKRTPDVNASWDGESGEIVYKDYVHLGVAAATERGLVVPKVRDADGMSLRELAVALEELTSTAREGRTPPEAMTNGTITITNVGVFGVDTGTPILNPGESAILAFGAIREMPWVVDGQVVPRQVCQLALSFDHRVVDGQQGSRFLADVGAILSDPGMALTFQ; encoded by the coding sequence ATGGCACAACTCAAGAACTTCCCGCTTCCGGACGTGGGTGAGGGCCTCACGGAGGCGGAGATCCTGAACTGGCGGATCCAGCCCGGTGACGCGGTCGAGCTCAACCAGATCATCGTGGAGATCGAGACGGCCAAGGCGTCGGTGGAACTGCCCTGCCCCTACGCGGGGACGATCAACGAACTGCTGGCCGAACCGGGGCAGACCGTGGAGGTCGGCACCCCGATCCTGACGATCGAGCCCGCCGGGGCCTCCGGCGACGACGCGGAAAGCACCGATCAGGGCGACGCCGAAGCGGACACGGGCCGGGCTGACTCCGCCGAGCAGGGCGGCAAGATCGGGGAGGAGGGCGCGGACGGCCGCATCGCCACGCTGGTGGGGTACGGGCCGCGCTCGACCAGCGCGAAGCGCCGTCCCCGCAAGAACGGTGCCACGAGCGGTTCCGGCGGCGGAGCAACCGGCTCGGGTGGGCGCCCCCCGGCCACCAACGGCACACCGGTCACGGCACCGGCGAGCAGCGGCGGCGCGCCGGTCAACGGCTCGGCCCCGCGGGCGGCGGAACAGGCACGCCCCGCTCCCGCTCCGGCATCGGGAACGGACCGGGCTTCCGGCGACCGGGTACCGCTGGCGAAGCCGCCGGTGCGCAAGCTGGCGAAGGACCTCGGCGTGGACCTGCGTTCGCTGCCGGGCTCCGGCAGCGGCGGCGTGATCACCAGGGAGGACGTGGAACGCGCGGCCTCCGGTGGCGGAGCCGCCACGACGCCGACGACGACCGGGGCGACCGGAACGGCGGCGACCACCGCCCAGGACCGCTCCGAGCGGGAACAGCGGGTCCCGATCAAGGGGGTCCGGAAGGCGACCGCGCAGGCCATGGTGGACAGCGCGTTCACCGCGCCGCACGTCACCGAGTTCCTGACGATCGACGTCACTCCGATGATGGAGTTCCGCGAGCGGCTCAAGAAGCACCCAGAGTTCCGGGACGTCAAGGTCACGCCGCTGGCGATCGCGTCCAAGGCGATGTGCCTGGCCGCGAAGCGGACACCGGACGTCAACGCCTCCTGGGACGGCGAGTCGGGTGAGATCGTCTACAAGGACTACGTGCACCTCGGTGTGGCGGCGGCCACCGAACGCGGGCTGGTCGTGCCCAAGGTGCGCGACGCGGACGGGATGTCGCTGCGGGAGCTGGCCGTGGCGCTGGAGGAGTTGACCAGCACCGCGCGCGAGGGCAGGACCCCGCCGGAGGCGATGACCAACGGCACGATCACGATCACGAACGTGGGCGTGTTCGGGGTGGACACCGGGACGCCGATCCTCAACCCGGGTGAGTCCGCGATCCTGGCCTTCGGCGCGATCCGCGAGATGCCCTGGGTGGTCGACGGCCAGGTGGTGCCGCGCCAGGTCTGTCAGCTGGCACTGAGCTTCGACCACCGCGTGGTGGACGGCCAGCAGGGCTCGCGGTTCCTCGCCGACGTCGGGGCGATACTCTCCGATCCGGGGATGGCCCTGACGTTCCAGTAG
- a CDS encoding GOLPH3/VPS74 family protein, whose protein sequence is MEAHLSLSLPDQIVLLLHGPNGRQHNGVNHDVVTPAAEVAELVMHGRAELTRSALGSVRIGLLDSTPLSFEPLERPLSVLAERVARKGKPIAFRTWLAERRGAFREQRWSLWQRGYLEYIPEKLLGFIPRDRYRPHGALLHELIGELGQLARGERSLDDRLALLVAIAYPTGLHRRLLTLDRGQSRRLKHIAKGQPLEGAVSAAVAAAGAAVAHAVGSAGGGDGGGGGDGGGG, encoded by the coding sequence GTGGAAGCACACCTGTCGCTGTCGCTGCCCGACCAGATCGTGCTGTTGCTGCACGGCCCGAACGGCAGGCAACACAACGGGGTCAATCACGACGTCGTCACTCCGGCCGCCGAGGTCGCCGAGCTCGTGATGCACGGCCGCGCGGAACTGACCCGCTCCGCCCTCGGGAGTGTCAGAATCGGCCTGCTCGACTCCACCCCGCTGAGCTTCGAGCCGTTGGAACGTCCGCTGTCGGTGCTGGCGGAGCGGGTCGCCAGGAAGGGCAAACCGATCGCCTTCCGCACCTGGCTGGCCGAGCGTCGCGGCGCGTTCCGGGAACAGCGCTGGTCACTGTGGCAGCGGGGGTATCTGGAGTACATCCCCGAAAAGCTGCTCGGCTTCATTCCGCGCGACCGCTACCGACCGCACGGCGCCCTGCTGCACGAGCTGATCGGCGAGCTGGGACAGCTCGCTCGCGGCGAGCGTTCGCTGGACGACCGGTTGGCGCTGCTGGTGGCGATCGCCTACCCCACCGGGCTGCATCGCCGACTCCTCACGCTCGACCGGGGGCAGTCGCGCAGGCTCAAGCACATCGCCAAGGGGCAGCCCCTCGAAGGGGCCGTTTCGGCCGCCGTGGCCGCGGCCGGTGCCGCTGTCGCCCACGCGGTCGGCAGTGCGGGTGGCGGCGACGGCGGTGGTGGCGGCGACGGCGGTGGCGGCTGA
- the pdhA gene encoding pyruvate dehydrogenase (acetyl-transferring) E1 component subunit alpha — MSPEHWTRPSRPDERDRIADTAVPAATSATPTREQVIAGLRATSEGGADLVQLLTPEGQRVSHPDFDIDITDEQLRGMYRDMVLVRRADREGNALQRQGQLGIWVPLLGQEAAQIGAGRALLPQDMAFPSYREHGVAWCRGIDPTELLGIFRGTDHGSWDPNETGMGLYTIVIGNQCVNATGYAMGQKFEGKVGNSGDDATANEATMVFFGDGATSQGDVHEGMVWASVYDAPVVFFCQNNQWAISEPTERQSRIPLYERAKGYGFPGIRVDGNDVLASLAVSRWAMNEARQGNGPLLIEAFTYRMDAHTTSDDATRYRMGDELEAWKLKDPIERLRVHLLREQIADQEFLDGVETEADELAARFRQFCVDMSDPPPERIFSAAYAEESPVVAAQREDYLDYLSGFADSGHDTEGSVR; from the coding sequence ATGTCCCCCGAACACTGGACGCGACCGAGCCGACCCGACGAACGCGATCGAATCGCGGACACGGCGGTGCCTGCCGCAACCTCAGCAACACCAACGAGGGAGCAGGTGATCGCCGGTTTGCGTGCGACCAGCGAAGGCGGAGCCGACCTGGTTCAGCTCCTGACGCCTGAGGGTCAGCGGGTATCGCACCCGGACTTCGACATCGACATCACCGACGAACAGCTACGCGGCATGTACCGCGACATGGTGCTGGTGCGGCGTGCCGACCGCGAGGGCAACGCGCTGCAGCGCCAGGGCCAGCTCGGCATCTGGGTTCCGCTGCTCGGCCAGGAGGCCGCGCAGATCGGCGCCGGACGCGCACTGCTACCGCAGGACATGGCCTTCCCCAGCTACCGCGAGCACGGCGTCGCCTGGTGCCGGGGCATCGACCCCACCGAACTGCTGGGCATCTTCCGCGGCACGGACCACGGCAGCTGGGACCCGAACGAGACCGGCATGGGCCTGTACACCATCGTCATCGGCAACCAGTGCGTGAACGCCACCGGCTACGCGATGGGGCAGAAGTTCGAGGGCAAGGTCGGCAACTCCGGGGACGACGCGACCGCCAACGAGGCCACCATGGTCTTCTTCGGCGACGGCGCCACCAGCCAGGGCGACGTGCACGAGGGCATGGTCTGGGCGTCGGTCTACGACGCGCCGGTGGTCTTCTTCTGCCAGAACAACCAGTGGGCCATCTCCGAACCGACCGAACGGCAGAGCCGGATCCCACTCTACGAGCGCGCCAAGGGCTACGGCTTCCCGGGAATCCGGGTCGACGGTAACGACGTGCTGGCCAGCCTCGCCGTCTCCCGCTGGGCCATGAACGAGGCCAGGCAGGGCAACGGACCGCTGCTCATCGAGGCGTTCACCTACCGCATGGACGCGCACACGACCTCGGACGACGCCACGCGCTACCGCATGGGCGACGAGCTGGAGGCCTGGAAGCTCAAGGACCCGATCGAGCGCCTGCGGGTGCACCTGCTCCGGGAGCAGATCGCCGACCAGGAGTTCCTGGACGGTGTGGAGACCGAGGCCGACGAGCTGGCCGCCAGGTTCCGCCAGTTCTGCGTGGACATGTCGGACCCCCCGCCGGAACGGATCTTCTCGGCCGCCTACGCGGAGGAGAGCCCCGTGGTGGCGGCCCAGCGGGAGGACTACCTGGACTACCTTTCCGGCTTCGCCGACTCCGGCCACGACACCGAGGGGAGTGTTCGCTGA
- a CDS encoding TetR/AcrR family transcriptional regulator: MQDARHDRTEQSGNPAKPRSRRLPRQVRERQILDAAVTVFARYGYHEAAMDEISEVAGISKPMIYAYLGAKDELFVACIRREANRLIDSITQAVDADLNPDEQLWRGLHAFFEYVNDNRASWTVLHRQASVQGQPFTAELSEWRERALNLVAGLLARAGGSSEQPVQLEQMQPFAAALVGAGESMLDWWIDHPEYTADALSMRLMNLVWMGFGDMVQGRRWKPS; encoded by the coding sequence GTGCAGGACGCGAGACACGACCGGACCGAGCAGTCCGGAAACCCCGCAAAACCACGGTCCAGACGTCTGCCCCGCCAGGTACGCGAGCGCCAGATCCTCGACGCCGCCGTGACCGTGTTCGCCAGGTACGGCTACCACGAGGCGGCGATGGACGAGATCTCCGAAGTCGCGGGGATCTCCAAACCCATGATCTACGCCTACCTCGGCGCCAAGGACGAGCTCTTCGTGGCCTGCATCCGGCGGGAGGCGAACCGGCTGATCGACTCGATCACCCAGGCGGTCGACGCGGACCTGAACCCGGACGAACAGCTCTGGCGCGGCTTGCACGCCTTCTTCGAGTACGTCAACGACAACCGAGCCAGCTGGACCGTCCTGCACCGCCAGGCGAGCGTGCAGGGACAGCCCTTCACCGCCGAGCTCTCCGAGTGGCGCGAGCGCGCGCTCAACCTGGTCGCCGGACTGCTGGCCCGCGCCGGGGGCAGCAGCGAGCAGCCGGTGCAGCTGGAGCAGATGCAACCGTTCGCGGCCGCCCTCGTGGGGGCGGGCGAGTCCATGCTGGACTGGTGGATAGACCATCCGGAGTACACCGCCGACGCGCTGTCGATGCGCCTGATGAACCTGGTCTGGATGGGGTTCGGCGACATGGTCCAGGGGCGCCGCTGGAAGCCCTCGTGA
- a CDS encoding acyl-CoA dehydrogenase family protein, protein MSFSLELTEEHQELRDWLHGFAEKEIRPAAAEWDEREETPWPIISEAAKVGLYSFETLATFWADETGLSLPIANEELFWGDGGIGMAIFGTTLAVAGIFSSGTPDQLAEWVPQCYGDVDEPQVAAFCSSEPEAGSDVAAMRTRAVYDEATDEWVLNGHKAWATNGGIANVHVVQAVVDPELGPRGQAAFVVPPGTPGLSAPSKIRKHGLRASHTADVFLDDVRVPGRCLLGGKEKLDERLARAREGGKSSSQAMRTFELSRPTVGSQAIGIARAAYEHALEYARQRETFGRPIIDNQGIAFTLADMRTEIDAARMLVWRAAWMGRNEIPFTSGEGSMSKLKAGRVATWATERAIQILGGSGYTREYPVERMHRDAKIYDIFEGTEQIQQLVVARAVSGRHIP, encoded by the coding sequence ATGAGCTTCTCGCTGGAACTCACCGAAGAGCACCAGGAACTGCGCGACTGGTTACACGGCTTCGCCGAGAAGGAGATCCGCCCCGCGGCGGCGGAGTGGGACGAGCGGGAGGAGACTCCCTGGCCGATCATCTCCGAGGCGGCCAAGGTCGGCCTCTACAGCTTCGAGACGCTGGCGACGTTCTGGGCCGACGAGACCGGGCTCTCGCTGCCCATCGCCAACGAGGAACTGTTCTGGGGCGACGGCGGCATCGGCATGGCGATCTTCGGCACCACCCTCGCGGTGGCCGGGATCTTCTCCTCCGGCACTCCCGACCAGCTCGCCGAGTGGGTTCCGCAGTGCTACGGCGATGTCGACGAACCCCAGGTGGCCGCGTTCTGCTCCTCCGAACCCGAGGCGGGGTCGGACGTGGCCGCGATGCGCACCCGCGCGGTCTACGACGAGGCCACCGACGAGTGGGTGCTCAACGGGCACAAGGCCTGGGCGACCAACGGTGGGATCGCCAACGTGCACGTGGTGCAGGCCGTGGTTGACCCCGAGCTCGGCCCGCGCGGCCAGGCCGCCTTCGTGGTCCCGCCCGGTACTCCGGGGCTGTCCGCGCCTAGCAAGATCCGAAAGCACGGGCTGCGGGCCTCGCACACCGCCGACGTCTTCCTGGACGACGTGCGGGTCCCGGGCAGGTGCCTGCTCGGGGGCAAGGAGAAGCTGGACGAACGGCTCGCGCGCGCCAGGGAGGGCGGCAAGTCCAGCTCGCAGGCGATGCGCACCTTCGAGCTCTCGCGCCCCACCGTCGGTTCGCAGGCGATCGGGATCGCACGGGCGGCCTACGAGCACGCGCTGGAGTACGCGCGGCAGCGGGAGACCTTCGGACGCCCCATCATCGACAACCAGGGGATCGCCTTCACGCTGGCCGACATGCGCACCGAGATCGACGCGGCCAGGATGCTGGTCTGGCGGGCAGCCTGGATGGGTCGCAACGAGATACCGTTCACCTCGGGAGAGGGGTCGATGTCCAAGCTCAAGGCGGGCCGGGTGGCGACCTGGGCCACCGAGCGGGCCATCCAGATCCTGGGCGGCAGCGGCTACACCCGGGAGTACCCGGTGGAGCGGATGCACCGGGACGCCAAGATCTACGACATCTTCGAGGGCACCGAGCAGATCCAGCAGTTGGTGGTGGCCAGGGCGGTCTCGGGGCGGCACATTCCCTGA